In the genome of Triticum urartu cultivar G1812 chromosome 5, Tu2.1, whole genome shotgun sequence, one region contains:
- the LOC125506698 gene encoding alcohol acyltransferase 9-like, whose product MDIAADCEHRMEPVLVTPSQPTPAHTLCLSNLDDQCLLRFSVEYLFVFAGHVDVDALRTALSRVLVDYYPLAGRLGPGDDGKHVVDCNAEGALFGEGFLPGLTADEFLQGSAIAKPHESWRKLLRGAEPQSFLGVPPLVVQVTRLGCGGTVLCAAISHCLCDGIGAAQFLHAWARAARFEAADHHVAPFHDRWVLRPRCPPCIAFEHQEYAMNSFPSGDERAATSSLFTGPLAPVSLTFTGAHVQRLKDRCAPWLEECTSFEALAAHVWRAWVRSLGPPSDLRVKLLFTVDIRRRVKPGLPEGYYGNGFVLACAESTAGQLAAPSGEHHAARLVRAAKEMIDDDYVRSTVDLLELRRDAMPDLSASLVISAWTRKGLEDLDIGAGRPLHVGPLTSETYCLFLPVVDDPRGVTALVSVPEAPAERLEDRCLHGLDDVENEEQ is encoded by the coding sequence ATGGACATCGCTGCTGACTGCGAGCACCGCATGGAGCCGGTGCTGGTGACCCCGAGCCAGCCGACGCCGGCGCACACCCTCTGCCTCTCCAACCTTGACGACCAGTGCCTCCTCCGCTTCTCCGTCGAGTACCTCTTCGTGTTCGCCGGTCACGTCGACGTCGACGCCCTCAGGACGGCGCTGTCCAGGGTCCTCGTCGACTACTACCCGCTCGCCGGCAGGCTCGGGCCCGGGGACGACGGCAAGCATGTCGTCGATTGCAACGCGGAGGGGGCGCTTTTCGGGGAGGGGTTCCTGCCGGGGCTCACTGCCGACGAGTTCCTCCAGGGGTCCGCCATTGCTAAGCCTCACGAATCTTGGAGGAAGCTGCTCCGCGGAGCCGAGCCGCAGAGCTTCCTTGGTGTGCCCCCTCTTGTCGTCCAAGTGACTCGCCTCGGCTGCGGCGGCACCGTCCTTTGCGCGGCCATCAGCCACTGCCTCTGCGACGGCATCGGCGCCGCGCAGTTCCTCCATGCGTGGGCGCGCGCCGCCAGGTTCGAAGCCGCCGATCACCACGTCGCGCCCTTCCATGACCGCTGGGTCCTGAGGCCACGCTGCCCTCCGTGCATCGCGTTCGAGCATCAGGAATACGCCATGAACTCCTTCCCCAGTGGCGATGAACGGGCGGCAACGTCCAGCCTCTTCACCGGACCGCTGGCGCCGGTGTCTCTGACCTTCACGGGGGCACACGTCCAGCGCCTCAAGGACCGGTGCGCGCCGTGGCTCGAGGAATGCACGTCCTTCGAGGCGCTCGCAGCTCACGTCTGGCGCGCCTGGGTGCGGTCCCTCGGTCCTCCGAGCGACCTCCGCGTGAAACTCCTCTTCACCGTCGACATCCGCCGTCGGGTGAAGCCGGGCCTCCCCGAAGGGTACTACGGCAACGGCTTCGTGCTTGCATGCGCCGAGTCGACGGCTGGGCAGTTGGCGGCGCCGTCCGGCGAGCACCACGCGGCGAGGCTGGTGCGGGCGGCCAAGGAGATGATTGATGATGACTACGTGCGCTCCACGGTTGACCTCCTCGAGCTGCGACGGGACGCCATGCCAGACCTCTCGGCGAGCCTGGTGATCTCGGCGTGGACGCGGAAGGGGCTGGAGGACCTGGACATCGGGGCCGGGCGGCCGTTGCACGTGGGCCCACTGACCAGCGAGACGTACTGCTTGTTCCTCCCGGTGGTGGACGATCCCCGTGGCGTGACTGCGCTGGTGTCGGTCCCGGAGGCGCCCGCCGAGAGGTTGGAGGACCGGTGCCTTCATGGGTTGGATGACGTGGAAAACGAAGAGCAGTAA
- the LOC125507732 gene encoding uncharacterized protein LOC125507732 — MSKRQHSHLDVARTGKRPRGVPKKHLYLVLCDWHKGFSIRKIDVDALQDTTTDLHHGFPDPAALRLVAPVKRLHMDFTTMGSDIFITTNPCCPHTPTLVFDTETAGLTMGPCPPVRLIDTTTFTVAAGGMLYALTHRHVHEKHSFEAMSWAPMDKDEPWPSPTMRWSWKSVPSPPPFAMDDVITSYALHPDGHTIFMSAHDIRYHHLPKGTFSFDTRTSEWRLHGDWALPFQGQAYYDDGLDAWVGLHKDGYICSCEVASRSSTSAVEPEWKVIKEKLFHKDPERRLAFARPSLAYMGDGSFCLVESVLHEGVEFKCAFGDRDGCVLHMSTFGLKYGRRGQLQTTRHHTNSYVVSKHLQTVSPVVFWM; from the coding sequence ATGTCTAAGCGTCAGCACTCGCACCTCGACGTCGCCCGCACTGGCAAAAGGCCGCGTGGTGTGCCAAAGAAGCACCTCTACCTGGTGCTGTGTGATTGGCATAAGGGCTTCAGCATCCGCAAGATCGACGTCGACGCCTTGCAGGACACCACCACCGACCTGCACCATGGGTTCCCCGACCCTGCTGCTCTCCGGTTGGTCGCACCGGTAAAACGTCTTCACATGGACTTCACCACCATGGGCAGTGACATCTTCATCACCACCAACCCATGCTGCCCGCACACTCCCACCCTCGTGTTCGACACCGAGACGGCCGGGCTCACCATGGGCCCCTGCCCACCGGTTCGACTCATCGACACGACCACCTTCACCGTGGCCGCCGGCGGCATGCTGTACGCGTTGACGCATCGCCATGTCCACGAGAAGCACTCTTTCGAGGCCATGTCGTGGGCACCAATGGACAAGGACGAGCCTTGGCCCAGCCCAACCATGAGGTGGTCCTGGAAAAGCGTGCCCTCGCCGCCACCGTTCGCCATGGACGACGTAATCACCTCTTACGCGCTGCACCCGGACGGGCACACCATATTCATGTCCGCGCACGACATTCGCTATCATCATCTTCCGAAGGGCACCTTCTCCTTCGACACCAGGACTTCCGAGTGGAGGTTGCATGGGGATTGGGCTCTGCCATTCCAAGGGCAAGCCTACTACGACGACGGGCTAGACGCATGGGTCGGGCTTCACAAGGACGGGTACATCTGCTCCTGTGAAGTCGCCTCCCGCAGCAGCACAAGTGCGGTGGAGCCGGAGTGGAAGGTTATCAAGGAGAAACTGTTCCACAAGGACCCGGAGAGGCGGCTGGCATTTGCGAGGCCCAGTCTCGCCTACATGGGCGATGGCAGCTTTTGCCTTGTGGAGTCTGTGCTACACGAGGGAGTGGAGTTTAAGTGCGCCTTTGGTGACCGTGATGGCTGTGTGCTCCACATGAGCACCTTTGGTCTTAAGTATGGTCGTAGGGGACAACTGCAAACCACGCGCCACCACACTAACTCCTATGTAGTGTCTAAGCATCTCCAGACAGTTTCTCCTGTAGTCTTCTGGATGTAG